Below is a window of Christensenella minuta DNA.
GATGATGGAAAACAGAGACCATTCCCTCTGGCAGGAAAATGATTCCCATCCCTTCCGTCATGCGGCAAAACAGCATGGCCAGCGCGGCAGCCGCGAGCAGGAGGAGGCTGAAATCCTTTTTTCGCATAAACAGGCTAAACAGAAACAAGCCGCACGCGGCCACAAAAACGCATCCGTAAATGCCCGCGCGTATCCCATAGTAGTTGGCATATGCATACGCCTGGCCGTCCTCGATCCATACGGAGGTTATAAAGGGGACCGGCGTCATATATTCTTCGTCCGTTCCCAAAAAGCGGTACCGCATAGCGAGCGGCTTACCTGCATAATCTTCGGGCAGATCGATCTCTACGGAAGCCGCCGGGCTTCCCGGCGCAATCCGCTCGGAATAAAGTTCCCGCCCGTCCAGTTCAAATGCAACTTCGCCCGCTGAAGACAGAAAAACCAGCTTTCCGTCCGCGGGCCCCTGCGGAAGCCGTGCGGAAAGCACGTAGGTATCTCCGCTGTCCAGGCCTTCGACGCTTCCGTAGGCATCGACGGGGCACGGCGTTTTTACGCCGTCTTCGCCAATCCGGTACGCTTCGTTCCACACGATATAGGACTGTGTTTGCCGGAAGTAGGTAAATGTAAATAAAAAGCCTGCTATCCCGGCACAAATCAAAACGAAGGCGAGTATCCCCATCCACAATGAGATATTTTTCCGTTTCATCGCTTTTTCCCTTTGTCCGTTCCATACATTGGCAAACATTCTGCCGCCGCCCGTTTCAAGCATCTCACATTTTATTCTTTCCGTCAAATCTTTTGCCGCTCCGTGCCGTTTACGGCCTGGAACCGGTTGTTTACGGCTTCGCTGTTGAATGCGCCGGAGCTTTCACAGTAAAATACAGGTAAGAGAAATTTTTCATTTTAAACGGAATAACACATATATCCATTGGGAAAGGCAATACCCGCGCAGTGCTGAGAAACAGCGGCACCGCGGATTTTGCAAGCCGCAAATGCAAAAGCCGCGGAAACTCCCGGCCGGATGAATGAAAGTCCGGCCGGTCTCTGAAACACAAAAAAACAGCAGGAGGAAAAAACATGAAAAAAAAGATCGTATGCGTTTTGTTATCGTTTGTGCTGGTATTGGCGCTTATACCGACAGCATTTGCGGTCGCGGATGTTTGTACGATTACCGTGACGGTAAAGGACGCAGATGAGACGGAGACCTTGATTGCGGGAGCCGAGGTAAACCTGGGCAATTTCAGCGAAACGACCGCTCCTACCGGATCATGCACGCTCGTCGTCCCACAGGGAACAAGCGGGAACCTAACCGTATATAAAGACGGATGGGTGATTTTTTCCACGGAAATCACGGCGCAGGACACAGCGGGCGAAATCCTCTCCCGCGAGGTTTTCCTTACCAAGAACATCTGGACGCTTACCGGCACCGTAACGAACGAAGACGGCGTCCCTGTTCCCGACGCAGAGGTGAGCTGGGGCAGATATGAAACAACGTCCGGCCCTGACGGTAAATATGCCCTGGACGACCTTCCGGCGGGGACGGCTAACTTCACGGTATATGCGGAAGGCTATGTCGTCTATTCCGAGGCAAATATGGAAGTGCGGCACGGCATGCCGGAGAAAAACGTCGCGCTGAACTTCCACACGCTTTCCGGGGAAATCACGGATGAAGACGGCAACCCCGTTTCCGGAGCGGAGGTAAATTGGGGCAACTATGCCGCGTTCACGGATGATAACGGCTATTACAGCATGAAAGTCCTTGCGGGAACCGCAAACCTTATCGCATATAAGGAAGGCTACGTTATCTATTCTTATCCTGCCTTCACCGTAAGCGGCGCTGCGGCGGAAGAGGATATTGTCCTTTCGCTCCCGCCCCACACGCTGGAAGGAACCATAACAGACGCAGCCGGCAACCCTGTTCCCGGCGCTGAGGTGAATTGGGGCAACTATGCCGCGTTTACGGACGATAACGGCCATTACAGCATGCAGGTTCCGGCGGGGACGAACAGTCTTACCGTATATGCGGACGGATTCCTGATTTTTGCGGAACCCGGCTTCGCCGTAGCGAACGGCACAATTGAGAAAAACATCGTCCTGGAAGCCAACCTTTGTACGCTTGCGGGGACGGTAACGGACGCAAACGGCAAACCTGTTTCCGGAGCGGAAGTGAACTGGGGCAACTATGCCGCGTTCACGGACGATAACGGCTATTACAGCATGGAGGTCACAGGCGGGATCGCAAACCTGACGGTATGCATAGACGGCTCCGCCGTATACAGCGAGAAAGATTTTGCCGTAGGAAACGGCATTCTGAACGAAAAGAATATCGTCCTCAACACGGCGGCAAACCCTGCCGCGCCCAAGACCGGAGACGGCACGACAGCGCTTCCCTATGTTTTCCTCGCGGGAGCAAGCCTTGCTGTCCTGTACCTTACGCTGAGAAAACGTCATGCCTATAAATAATTCGCTTGCCTCCGGCAAGGATTGCAACGCGAATGCAGCGTTAGGCTAAACAAAAAGGAGCGAAACAATTCGCTCCTTTTTGTTCCGGCGAAAAAAGCGGGCAAAGGCTGCCCGGCTGCACTTCCCGCAGCCCGACCGGTTCCGGAAAAAAGACCGCGCCGCTCGGCACAGCCATTTTAATTTATTTCTTCGTTACGGCATCTCCGGCAAAATGTAGGCGGAGCCATCTTCCGCCCGCAACATACAAATCTTCGTACCGTATACCTCCTCAAGGATATCTTTTTTCAGGATATCCCCCGTAGGGCCATATTCGATCACGCGCCCCTTTTTCATCAGTACGACCTGGTCGCAGTAATGACTCGCAAGGTTTAAATCGTGCAGCACGCATACGCACAGCATCCCCCTGCTGCGTACAAGCGAGCGCACCAGCGAAAGGATGCCCACCTGGTGCTTGATATCAAGGCTTGCGACCGGCTCGTCCAGAAGCAGGATGCTTGACTCCTGGCACAGCGCGCGCGCAATAATCATGCGCTGCCATTCCCCGCCTGAAAGCCCTGTGACAGACCTGTTCTCAAGGTGGCCGATGCCCGTTTTCCGGATACATTCGCGCGCCAATTCCACATCTTCCGGCGTGTCGCTTTCAAAGGTTTTCTTGTGCGGGTTGCGCCCCATCAGTACAGTCTCAAGCACGGTAAAATCATATTCCAGAGCGTAATTCTGCGGTACGAGCGCCATTTTTTTGGCAAGCGCTTTCGCGCCCAGCGCGCCTACGTCCCCGCCATCCAGCCTGACAGTGCCCTGCCGGGGCCTCAAATAGCCTGAGATCACGCGCAGCAGGGTCGTCTTGCCTGCGCCGTTCGGCCCCAGCACGCCCACCATACCGCCGCTAAGCGTCAGGGAAATATTATGCAGGATGGGCGTATCGTCTATTGTAAGGCATACGTCTTTGATTTCGATACTCATAGCCTATACCCCCTTCCGTCCGCGCCGCAGTAAAAAAATAAAGAACGGCACGCCCAGTATTGACGTCACGATGCCCACCGGCATCTCCTGTCCGGAAAGTATGACGCGCGCAATGATATCGCACACGAGTAAATAAGCGCCTCCGCCCACAAAGCATAAGGGCATCAGCTTTTTGTTATCCGGCCCTGCGGCCATGCGCAAAAGGTGCGGCACCATCAACCCCACGAATCCGATAATTCCGCTGACCGAAACCGCCACAGCGGACAGCAGCGAGGTCAGTATAAGCATATTCCTGCGCGTCTTATGCGTATCGACGCCCAAGCTGCGCGACACCTCGTCCCCGTTGAGCATGATATTTAAGGGCTTTGCATAGAGCATCAGCAATGCCGAGCAAACGAGGACCGCCGGCAGCGCAATAGCTACCTTTTCCCACGACATACTTGCGAGGCTGCCCATATTCCACATGACAACATTTTCCATCTTATCGCGGTTTAAAAGCATAATCAGGTAGATAATGGCCGAGAACATAGCGCTCATGGAAAAGCCGGACAGCAGCAGCGAAAAGGTCGATACCTTGCCGCGTATGCGCGAAATGTTGTACACCACAAGCACGGCAATCAGCGCGCCCAAAAAGCTGAATACAGCGACCGTTCCCGCGCCGAACACCGTGGCCGTCGTAAAAAACGTCATGGCAACCGTCGCTCCCAGCGCCGCGCCCGAGGAAACGCCCAGCACAAATGAATCCGCCATCGGGTTTTTGAACACCCCCTGCAGACAGCAGCCTGAAACAGCAAGTGCCGCTCCCACCAAAAAGGCGCCGATTGCACGGGGGAGGCGGATATTCAAAAAGATATTATACATTGCCTGCGAAGCCGTGCCGTCGAGCACACGCGCAAATTCCGCAAACGAAAAACCCGAACTCCCCACAAAAAAGGCGCACACAAAGGCGGCAATGCCCCCTAAAATGAGCGCCAGTAAGATCATCTGGAATTTTGCAGGTTTTTTGGCCATCGGTATCCCCGTTACTTGTTCAGTATCTCGCTGATCTCGAGGACAGCCTCGCCGATACGCGGACCGGGACGCGTAAACACATCCGCGTCAATCGCGTATACATTGCCGTTCCTGACAGCGGTCAGGTCCTTATAGCCCGCTACCTCCGCAAGGGCCTCCGTGCTGCCCATGCTGCTGTCCAAAAGGATGATATCCGGGTCCGCCGCTGCAAGATCCTCCAGTGAATATTCGATCCACGGCGCGGCTTGGTCGGCTGTGATACACTTGCCGCCGGCAAGCTCGATCATGGTATTGATAAAGCTGCCGGGGCCGCTCGTCCAGTTACCCATGTCGCCATAGCTCATCGCATAATAAACCGTCTTTTCTTCGGACGGCTGATTGTCCTGTGCGCTTTTCACAGCCGCGTCGATATCCGCCGTAACCTGCTCAGCCACGTCCTCCATACCCACGATCTTGCCCACCAGTTCGATGGATTTAGGGATATCGTCAAAGGCCGTCGCCTCCACGACCACCACTGTGATGCCCATTTCACCTAATTTGTCGACCGCATCCTGCTGCAAACCCGTGCCCGCCAGCACGACATCCGGTTCCAATGCCGTTACTTTCTCCACATCCGGGCCGTTGAAGTCCCCGACGATCTCGATGCTCTGCGTAATCTCCGGGTAATTGGAATACGCATCGATGCCCACCAACTGCTTGGCCGCGCCCAGCGCGCACACGATCTCCGTGCCTGCTGGCGTCAGGGAAACGATCCTGTCTGCTTTTTCAACGGTTACCTCGTCTCCCGCCATATCCGTTACGCTGACGCCCGCCGCGGGCGCGGACCCGGAAGGCTGTGCCGCCAGCTCGGACGGGGAAACTGATGCTTCCTGTGCCGCCTCCGCGCTCACGGAAGCGGCCGGTTCACTCTGCGCACATCCCGCGAACACGGAAATACAGAGTATGACACAGGCAAATAATGCAATCCATTTTCTATTCATTTGAAAACTTCCTTTCATAGGCCGCCCCTGTAAACGGGGCGCCAATATTTTATTGAAAATAAAAAACACCCCTTCGGCATTCGCAAAAAAGGCGTTACGCACTTTTTTCTTCCCGCCGAAGAAAAAACGTTTCCAAACCGGCAGGTTTTCCGACTTGACCTCATCACGTCCTGCGCGCCTTCCCGGTTTTCACCAGTGGCATTTACGTGGTTTTCCACAAATTCCGGACAAATTTCCCGTCCGGCGCAGGCGCTCCGTCACACGGCAGCGGTGGGCTGTAGCGGCATACGCTTTCCCTATTATCCGGTTCCCCGGCACCAATTTGGTTCAATTACGGATATAAATATACCACAAGACGCCCCGTAACTCAATGAGCTTTTACCGCATCCGTCATTATTTCCAACTTTTTGCAGCCGCAGCCGCAGAATCTGTGCGTTTTCGCGCAAACAACTATTGCATAATTATTCATTTCAATGTATAATTATTAATGTCAATTGAAAATCCGGGGCGTTTTGCCGCGCTCCGTACAAAAAGGAGCTGTTTGGAACATGATTAATGTCAGTGTAATTGGCGCAACGGGCTATGTCGGGGCCGAGCTGCTGCGGCTGCTCAGCGCCCACCCCGGCGTACAGATCAATAAGGCCGTATCAAAGAGCTTTGCAGGAAAGAAGCTGCATGATATTTATGCAAACTTCCTGCCGGAAAGGGAGCTGGAGCTGCAGGAAAGCGGCGGTAAATTCGGCGCGGACGATTTTGTATTCCTATGCCTGCCCCACGGCCAATCCCTTGTGGCGGCGCCTCCTCTCTTGAAAAAGGGGCATAAGGTGATCGACCTTTCGGGTGATTTCCGTTATGACAACACGGATATTTATGAGAAATGGTACGGAATTTCACATTCCGCAAAAAAAGAAAACCGCGAAGCTGTTTACGGTCTCCCCGAATTTTTCGGAGCGGAGGTAAAGAAAGCGAATTTCACTTCTAATCCGGGGTGCTATACCACAACGAGTATCCTTGCGCTGGCGCCGCTCCTCAAGGAAGGACTGATCTGCGAAAAAGGGATCGTGATCGACGCGAAATCAGGTGTTACGGGGGCTGGCCGGAAGGAGAAGCTTGCTTTTTCCTATTGCGAGACTGCCGGCAATTTCAAAGCTTATTCCGTGCCCCTGCACAGGCATACTTCCGAAATCGAGGAACAGCTGTCGAAGCTTTCCAGGAAGGATGTCTGCCTGCTCTTCACGCCGCACCTGCTGCCCGTAAAACGGGGCATCCTGGCAACGGTTTATGCCGATCTTATGGAGGGCGTTACCCCGGAAACGGTCACCGCGGCATACGAAAAATATTATGCGGACGCCCCGTTCACGCATGTGCTGCCCCACGGCAAGCTCCCCGAGCTGAAATATGTAGTGGGTTCCAATAATTGTATGATCGGTTTTGAAGTTTCGCCGCGCACCGGCAAAATCATCGTTGTCTCCTGCACCGACAACCTTATCAAGGGTGCGGCCGGCCAGGCGGTGCAGAATTTCAACCTGATGAACGGCTTCGACGAAACGTTGGGCCTTCCCCGCACCGCATGGTACCTGTGATGGAAGCAAATTAAATTTCAAATAAATAAAGGTGAAAATTATGGAAGATCAAAAAATGGAACAATATCTGGAACGCGCACACATGCTGGTAGAGGCTCTTCCTTACATCCAGCGGCTGTTCGGCAAAACCATCGTTATCAAATACGGCGGGGCCGCCATGATGCATGACGACCTCACGCAGAAGATCATGGAGGATATCACGCTGCTGAAATTCGTCGGGATGAACCCGATCCTCGTGCACGGCGGTGGACCGGACATCAATCATATGCTCGATTCCCTCGATATCAAGCCGAATTTTGTGGACGGCCTGCGCGTGACCGACGACGCCACCATGGAAGTGGTGCAGATGGTGCTGACGGGTAAGATCAATAAAGAGATCGTCGCCAAGCTGAACGGCATGGGCGCGTCGGCAATCGGCCTGTGTGGGATCGACGGAAATATCATCAAGGCAGTAAAAGCGCCGCCCAAAAACGGCGTGGACCTTGGCAACGTCGGGCAGATCACATCCATTAACACCACGCTTCTGAATACCCTCGCGCACGACCAGTATATCCCGGTCATTGCGCCTGTCGGCACGGGCGACCATGGAGAAAGCTATAATATCAACGCGGATACGGTCGCGGGGGCGATTGCGACGGCGCTCAAGGCGGAAAAACTGATCTTCCTCACCGATACGGACGGCATCCGTACGAAGGAAGATGATCCCGAATCCCTCTTGTATGTAGCTTCCAAAACGGATATACTAAATATGATTGAAGAGGGTAAAATTACAGGAGGGATGCTCCCCAAGGTGCAAAGCTGCCTTTCCGCCATTGAAAAAGGCGTAGGGCGCACCCATATCCTGAACGGCACGATCCCGCACCCGATCATCCTCGAAATTTTTACGGATTCCGGTATCGGGACGATGGTAACGGGCTGAGGTTCCCGGCAGCCGGTTATTTTGGAGAAAAATATGACATACGATGAACTGAAGAAACTGGATTCTGAATACTATATGAAAACCTTCGGCACCCGCCTGCCCGCCGTGTTTACAGGCGGCAGCGGCGCAGTCCTCACGGACGCGGAGGGCAAGGAATACATTGATTTCCTTGCGGGAATTGCGGTCAATTGCCTCGGCTATTCAGACGAAGGCTTCCAGGCGGTACTCAAAGGCCAGGTCGATTCCGGCGTGATCCACACCTGCAACTATTTTTATAATGAGCCGCAAGCACGCCTCGCGCAGCTTTTATGCGAAAAGACAGGCATGGACCGTGTGTTTTTCGGCAACAGCGGCGCGGAGGCAAACGAATGCGCCCTCAAACTGGCAAAGAAATATGCTTATAGCAAAGGGAAGGATTCGGACCGGTTCGTCGCGCTTAAGAAAAGCTTCCACGGCCGTACGCTTTTCACGCTCTCCGCAACCGGGCAGGAAAAGTTCCACGAACCTTTCCGCCCGACGGCCTATGATTTTACTTATATCGACGCAAACGATATGGAAGCCGCAAAATCCGCAGTCACAGCGGATAAATGTGGTGTAATAGTTGAAGTAATACAGGGTGAAAGCGGCGTGCTTCCCCTGCGCGAAGAATTCGTTTCACTCATCCGCGCGTTGTGTACGGAAGCCGATGTTCCCCTTATCATCGACGAAGTACAGACAGGTATGGGCCGCACGGGCCGCCTGCTTGCGCAGGAGCATTACGGCGTAAAAGCAGATATTACGACGCTTGCCAAAGCGCTTGGAAACGGCGTTCCGATCGGCGCTTGCCTGGCATCCGGACCTGTCGTCGATGCTTTTGGCCCGGGCGACCACGGCTCTACCTTCGGCGGGAACCCGCTCGCGTGTGCGGCAGGACTCTACGTAACGGAAAGGATCGACGACAGGATGCTCTCCCATATTGAGAATATGGGAGCTTATTTCAGGGAACAATTGGAGTTCCTGATGGCAAAATATCCTGAGTTCATTGTCGGCGTGCGCGGAAAGGGATTGCTCCTCGGCGCCGAATTATCCGGCAAAGCCGATGCGCATGCAGTGCAGGACGAGCTTCTCAAGAAGGGTTTTGTGATTGGAACGGCCGGAGGGAATACGCTCCGGTTCGCGCCGCCGTATATCATTATGCAAAAACAGATCGGCCTTTTGATCGAGACGCTCGACCGGCTATTCCAATGATGTTCAAAGCAGGCGCAAGCGTCTGCTTTTTTAAAAAGATTAGAGTTTGCAAGAGAAAGGGAATGCAAGATGCCAAAACTTACAGATATTGAAAAAATACTCGTGATCGGCTCCGGCCCTATTATTATTGGCCAGGCTGCGGAATTCGATTACAGCGGCACGCAGGCGTGTAAGGCCCTGAAGGAAGAGGGCTATGAGGTCGTGCTCATCAATTCCAATCCCGCCACGATCATGACAGACCTCAATATGGCGGATAAGGTATATATCGAGCCGATCACCCTCGATACGGTCATTCGTATCCTCAAAAAGGAAAAGCCCCAGGGGATTATTGCCACGCTGGGCGGGCAGACCGGCCTCAACATGGCCATTGAGCTTGATGACTGCGGCATCCTGCCCAAACTTGGCATCCGGCTTCTCGGTACGCAGCTCGATTCCATCCGGCTGGCGGAAGACCGCGAGCTGTTTAAAGACCTGATGGTAAAGACCGGTCAGAAGACCACCCATTCTACCATTGTCACCTCGCTTGAGGAAGCGGAAGCATTTTCACACGAATGCCCCTTCCCGCTGATCGTACGTCCCGCCTATACGCTGGGCGGTACGGGCGGCGGCGTTGCCCACGATATGGACGAGCTTAGGGATATCACCGCCCGCGGCCTTAAGATGAGCCTGATCCACCAGGTTTTGCTCGAACAAAGCGTTGCCGGCTGGAAGGAAATCGAATATGAAGTGATCCGCGACAATGCCGACAACTGTATCATCGTGTGTAATATGGAAAACATTGACCCCGTCGGCGTCCACACGGGCGACAGCATTGTTGTCGCGCCCTCGCAGACGCTTACGGACCGGGAATACCAGATGCTGCGCACCTCCGCGCTCAAGATCATCCGTGCG
It encodes the following:
- the argC gene encoding N-acetyl-gamma-glutamyl-phosphate reductase, encoding MINVSVIGATGYVGAELLRLLSAHPGVQINKAVSKSFAGKKLHDIYANFLPERELELQESGGKFGADDFVFLCLPHGQSLVAAPPLLKKGHKVIDLSGDFRYDNTDIYEKWYGISHSAKKENREAVYGLPEFFGAEVKKANFTSNPGCYTTTSILALAPLLKEGLICEKGIVIDAKSGVTGAGRKEKLAFSYCETAGNFKAYSVPLHRHTSEIEEQLSKLSRKDVCLLFTPHLLPVKRGILATVYADLMEGVTPETVTAAYEKYYADAPFTHVLPHGKLPELKYVVGSNNCMIGFEVSPRTGKIIVVSCTDNLIKGAAGQAVQNFNLMNGFDETLGLPRTAWYL
- a CDS encoding aspartate aminotransferase family protein; this encodes MTYDELKKLDSEYYMKTFGTRLPAVFTGGSGAVLTDAEGKEYIDFLAGIAVNCLGYSDEGFQAVLKGQVDSGVIHTCNYFYNEPQARLAQLLCEKTGMDRVFFGNSGAEANECALKLAKKYAYSKGKDSDRFVALKKSFHGRTLFTLSATGQEKFHEPFRPTAYDFTYIDANDMEAAKSAVTADKCGVIVEVIQGESGVLPLREEFVSLIRALCTEADVPLIIDEVQTGMGRTGRLLAQEHYGVKADITTLAKALGNGVPIGACLASGPVVDAFGPGDHGSTFGGNPLACAAGLYVTERIDDRMLSHIENMGAYFREQLEFLMAKYPEFIVGVRGKGLLLGAELSGKADAHAVQDELLKKGFVIGTAGGNTLRFAPPYIIMQKQIGLLIETLDRLFQ
- a CDS encoding carboxypeptidase-like regulatory domain-containing protein is translated as MKKKIVCVLLSFVLVLALIPTAFAVADVCTITVTVKDADETETLIAGAEVNLGNFSETTAPTGSCTLVVPQGTSGNLTVYKDGWVIFSTEITAQDTAGEILSREVFLTKNIWTLTGTVTNEDGVPVPDAEVSWGRYETTSGPDGKYALDDLPAGTANFTVYAEGYVVYSEANMEVRHGMPEKNVALNFHTLSGEITDEDGNPVSGAEVNWGNYAAFTDDNGYYSMKVLAGTANLIAYKEGYVIYSYPAFTVSGAAAEEDIVLSLPPHTLEGTITDAAGNPVPGAEVNWGNYAAFTDDNGHYSMQVPAGTNSLTVYADGFLIFAEPGFAVANGTIEKNIVLEANLCTLAGTVTDANGKPVSGAEVNWGNYAAFTDDNGYYSMEVTGGIANLTVCIDGSAVYSEKDFAVGNGILNEKNIVLNTAANPAAPKTGDGTTALPYVFLAGASLAVLYLTLRKRHAYK
- the argB gene encoding acetylglutamate kinase, whose protein sequence is MEDQKMEQYLERAHMLVEALPYIQRLFGKTIVIKYGGAAMMHDDLTQKIMEDITLLKFVGMNPILVHGGGPDINHMLDSLDIKPNFVDGLRVTDDATMEVVQMVLTGKINKEIVAKLNGMGASAIGLCGIDGNIIKAVKAPPKNGVDLGNVGQITSINTTLLNTLAHDQYIPVIAPVGTGDHGESYNINADTVAGAIATALKAEKLIFLTDTDGIRTKEDDPESLLYVASKTDILNMIEEGKITGGMLPKVQSCLSAIEKGVGRTHILNGTIPHPIILEIFTDSGIGTMVTG
- a CDS encoding ABC transporter substrate-binding protein; the protein is MNRKWIALFACVILCISVFAGCAQSEPAASVSAEAAQEASVSPSELAAQPSGSAPAAGVSVTDMAGDEVTVEKADRIVSLTPAGTEIVCALGAAKQLVGIDAYSNYPEITQSIEIVGDFNGPDVEKVTALEPDVVLAGTGLQQDAVDKLGEMGITVVVVEATAFDDIPKSIELVGKIVGMEDVAEQVTADIDAAVKSAQDNQPSEEKTVYYAMSYGDMGNWTSGPGSFINTMIELAGGKCITADQAAPWIEYSLEDLAAADPDIILLDSSMGSTEALAEVAGYKDLTAVRNGNVYAIDADVFTRPGPRIGEAVLEISEILNK
- a CDS encoding FecCD family ABC transporter permease, with the translated sequence MAKKPAKFQMILLALILGGIAAFVCAFFVGSSGFSFAEFARVLDGTASQAMYNIFLNIRLPRAIGAFLVGAALAVSGCCLQGVFKNPMADSFVLGVSSGAALGATVAMTFFTTATVFGAGTVAVFSFLGALIAVLVVYNISRIRGKVSTFSLLLSGFSMSAMFSAIIYLIMLLNRDKMENVVMWNMGSLASMSWEKVAIALPAVLVCSALLMLYAKPLNIMLNGDEVSRSLGVDTHKTRRNMLILTSLLSAVAVSVSGIIGFVGLMVPHLLRMAAGPDNKKLMPLCFVGGGAYLLVCDIIARVILSGQEMPVGIVTSILGVPFFIFLLRRGRKGV